A stretch of DNA from Prochlorococcus marinus str. SB:
TGCTGCATTTTTCCATGGAGCAAGATTTTCTAATTATTCAGGCTGGTTAGCTGATCCAACTAATGTCAAACCGGGCGCTCAGCAAGTATGGGCAATTGTTGGTCAGGAGATGCTTAATGCTGATCTTGGTGCCAATTACAACGGTATTCAAATCAGTTCAGGAATATTTCACATGTGGCGAGCATGGGGAATTACTAACGAGAGTGAATTAATGGCTCTAGCAATAGGTGCTGTTGTAATGGCTGCACTTATGCTTCATGCTGGGATTTTTCATTATCACAAAGCAGCTCCAAAAATGGAGTGGTTTCAAGAAATTGAGTCTATGCTTAACCACCATATAGCTGGTTTAGTAGGGCTAGGATCTTTAGCATGGGCTGGCCATTGCATTCATATAGGAGCTCCTACTGCAGCTCTTTTAGATGCAATTGATGCAGGTTCTCCTTTAGTTATTAATGGAAAAGAAATAGCAACTATTGCAGATATGCCAATGCCGCATCAACTCTGCGATCCACAAATTATCGGTCAGATATTTCCAGGATTAGCAAGTGGTACAGGTAATTTCTTTAGTTTAAATTGGTTAGCTTTCTCAGACTTCCTTACTTTCAAAGGTGGACTTAACCCTGTGACAGGAAGCTTGTGGATGACTGATGTTTCACATCATCATTTAGCTTTTGGTGTAATAGCGATAATCGGTGGTCATATGTACAGAACCAATTACGGTATTGGTCATAGCATGAAAGAAATATTAGATTCACAACAAGGAGACCCAATATTATTCCCTGCACCTAAAGGTCATCAAGGTCTTTTTGAGTTCATGGCAGAAAGTAGACATGCTCAGCTATCAGTAAACCTAGCGATGCTTGGATCAATAAGTATACTTGTATCTCATCACATGTATGCGATGCCTCCATATCCTTATATAGCTACTGACTATATGACAGTTCTTGGATTATTTACCCATCACATGTGGATAGGTGGATTATTCATAGTAGGAGCAGGTGCACATGCTGGAATTGCGATGGTTAGAGATTACGATCCTGCAAAACATATTGATAATGTATTAGACAGAATTCTTAAGGCAAGAGATGCTTTAATCAGTCACTTGAACTGGGTTTGTATGTGGTTAGGATTCCATAGTTTTGGACTCTATATTCACAACGATACTATGAGAGCTTTGGGTAGACCTCAAGATATGTTTAGTGATTCTGCTATCCAACTTCAGCCAATCTTTGCTCAATGGGTACAGAGTATTCAAGCATCTGCTGTTGGGACTTCCCTTTTAGCAGGTACTGCAGAAGCTTTACCTCACAAAGCTTTAAGTGAAGTCTTTAATGGAAGTTTAGTAGAAGTTGGTGGGAAGGTAGCTATAGCGCCAATTCCGTTAGGGACAGCTGATTTAATGATTCATCATATTCATGCTTTCCAAATCCATGTAACTGTTTTGATACTTCTTAAAGGAGTTCTTTATGCAAGAAGTTCACGGTTGATTCCTGACAAAGCTTCTCTAGGATTTAGATTTCCTTGTGATGGCCCTGGAAGAGGTGGTACATGTCAAGTTTCTTCATGGGATCACGTTTTCTTAGCTCTCTTCTGGATGTATAACTGTTTATCAATAGTTATTTTCCACTTCTCTTGGAAAATGCAAAGTGATGTTTGGGGACTTACTGGTGGTAATTTTGCACAAAGTTCAATTACTATAAATGGTTGGTTAAGAGATTTCCTCTGGGCTCAAGCTTCTCAAGTATTAACAAGCTATGGTCAATCCATAAGCATGTACGGTTTGATGTTCTTGGGAGCTCACTTTATATGGGCGTTTAGTTTAATGTTCCTCTTCAGCGGAAGAGGATATTGGCAAGAATTGTTCGAATCAATTGTTTGGGCACACAATAAACTAAAGGTTGCACCAACCATTCAACCTAGAGCTCTATCTATTACACAGGGACGTGCAGTAGGTGTTACACATTTCCTTGTAGGTGGTATTGCTACCACATGGGCCTTCTTCCATGCTCGCCTTTTCGGGCTGGGCTAATAACCTGAACTTCACCTTTTTAATTCAATGGCAACAAAATTTCCATCATTTAACCAGGGTCTAGCTCAGGACCCCACAACCCGACGAATATGGTACGGAATAGCTACCGCTCATGATTTTGAAAGTCATGATGGTATGACCGAAGAAAAACTTTATCAGAAGCTATTCTCTACACATTTTGGACATCTAGCAATAATTGCTCTCTGGGTAGCTGGTAACTTATTTCATATTGCTTGGCAAGGCAATTTTGAGCAATTTGTACTCGACCCAACTCATGTCCGTCCTGTAGCTCATGCTATTTGGGACCCTCATTTTGGATCTGGCATCACAGAAGCCATGACACAAGCTGGAGCAAGCGGTCCAGTAAACATAGCTTATTCAGGTCTCTACCATTGGTGGTACACAATTGGAATGAGAACTAACGAGCAACTCTTCCAAGCTTCAATATTCATGAGTATTTTGGCTTGTTGGACTCTATTTGCTGGTTGGTTACACTTACAGCCAAAATTCAGACCTTCTTTAGCTTGGTTTAAAAATGCAGAGTCAAGATTAAATCATCATTTAGCTGTCTTATTTGGTTTTAGTAGTATCGCTTGGACAGGACATTTGGTTCATGTTGCTATACCTGAATCAAGAGGTCAGCATGTAGGTTGGGATAACTGGTTAACAGTTCTTCCTCACCCTGCAGGATTAGCTCCTTTCTTTACGTTAAACTGGGGAGCTTATGCCCAAAATCCTGATTCACTAGATCAAGTATTTGGAACAGCTGAAGGAGCTGGAACAGCAATCTTTACTTTCTTAGGTGGTCTTCATCCTCAAAGTGAAGCATTATGGCTTACCGATATTGCTCATCACCATATTGCGATTGGAACAGTTTTTGTAATTGCTGGTCATATGTATAGAAATACTTTTGGTATTGGTCATAGCCTCAAAGAAATTACAGAAGCCCATAATACAAGACACCCTAATGATCCTCATAAAGGTAGTTTTGGTATTAATCACGATGGAATATATGAAACTGTAAACAATTCATTACATTTCCAACTTGGATTAGCATTAGCATCCCTTGGTGTAGCAACTTCTCTTGTAGCTCAACATATGGGAGCACTTCCTTCTTACGCTTTTATCGCGAGGGACTACACTACACAATCTGCTTTATATAGTCATCATCAGTACATAGCAATGTTCTTGATGGTTGGTGCATTTGCACACGGAGCTATTTTCTTTGTAAGAGATTATGATCCAGAATTAAATAAAGATAATGTATTGGCAAGAGTTCTTGGAACAAAGGAAGCTTTGATAAGCCATCTTAGTTGGGTAACAATGCTGCTTGGATTCCATACTCTAGGAATTTATGTTCATAACGACGTTGTTGTTGCTTTTGGTAATCCTGAAAAGCAAATTCTAATTGAGCCAGTATTTGCTCAATTTGTTCAAGCTGCTCAAGGTAAAATGATGTACGGCTTTAATGCTTTATTATCGGATCCAACAAGTTCAGCAAGTCTCGCTGCTAATTCATTGCCAGGTAATCACTACTGGATGGATTTGATCAATAGACAAGATGCATTAAGCGCTTTCTTGCCTATAGGTCCTGCAGATTTCTTAGTTCACCATGCTATCGCTCTAGGTCTTCATACAACCGCTTTAATACTTATCAAAGGCGCACTGGATGCTAGAGGAACAAAATTAATTCCTGATAAGAAAGATTTAGGTTATGCATTCCCTTGCGATGGTCCTGGACGTGGAGGTACATGTGATAGTTCATCTTGGGACGCTATGTACTTAGCTATGTTCTGGGCATTAAATTT
This window harbors:
- the psaA gene encoding photosystem I core protein PsaA, yielding MTISPPESGEKNKKVLEDPVKADPRPIDFAKLDKPGFWSSKLSKGPKTTTWIWNLHADAHDFDVHTGDAEEATRKIFSAHFGHLAVIFIWMSAAFFHGARFSNYSGWLADPTNVKPGAQQVWAIVGQEMLNADLGANYNGIQISSGIFHMWRAWGITNESELMALAIGAVVMAALMLHAGIFHYHKAAPKMEWFQEIESMLNHHIAGLVGLGSLAWAGHCIHIGAPTAALLDAIDAGSPLVINGKEIATIADMPMPHQLCDPQIIGQIFPGLASGTGNFFSLNWLAFSDFLTFKGGLNPVTGSLWMTDVSHHHLAFGVIAIIGGHMYRTNYGIGHSMKEILDSQQGDPILFPAPKGHQGLFEFMAESRHAQLSVNLAMLGSISILVSHHMYAMPPYPYIATDYMTVLGLFTHHMWIGGLFIVGAGAHAGIAMVRDYDPAKHIDNVLDRILKARDALISHLNWVCMWLGFHSFGLYIHNDTMRALGRPQDMFSDSAIQLQPIFAQWVQSIQASAVGTSLLAGTAEALPHKALSEVFNGSLVEVGGKVAIAPIPLGTADLMIHHIHAFQIHVTVLILLKGVLYARSSRLIPDKASLGFRFPCDGPGRGGTCQVSSWDHVFLALFWMYNCLSIVIFHFSWKMQSDVWGLTGGNFAQSSITINGWLRDFLWAQASQVLTSYGQSISMYGLMFLGAHFIWAFSLMFLFSGRGYWQELFESIVWAHNKLKVAPTIQPRALSITQGRAVGVTHFLVGGIATTWAFFHARLFGLG
- the psaB gene encoding photosystem I core protein PsaB; translation: MATKFPSFNQGLAQDPTTRRIWYGIATAHDFESHDGMTEEKLYQKLFSTHFGHLAIIALWVAGNLFHIAWQGNFEQFVLDPTHVRPVAHAIWDPHFGSGITEAMTQAGASGPVNIAYSGLYHWWYTIGMRTNEQLFQASIFMSILACWTLFAGWLHLQPKFRPSLAWFKNAESRLNHHLAVLFGFSSIAWTGHLVHVAIPESRGQHVGWDNWLTVLPHPAGLAPFFTLNWGAYAQNPDSLDQVFGTAEGAGTAIFTFLGGLHPQSEALWLTDIAHHHIAIGTVFVIAGHMYRNTFGIGHSLKEITEAHNTRHPNDPHKGSFGINHDGIYETVNNSLHFQLGLALASLGVATSLVAQHMGALPSYAFIARDYTTQSALYSHHQYIAMFLMVGAFAHGAIFFVRDYDPELNKDNVLARVLGTKEALISHLSWVTMLLGFHTLGIYVHNDVVVAFGNPEKQILIEPVFAQFVQAAQGKMMYGFNALLSDPTSSASLAANSLPGNHYWMDLINRQDALSAFLPIGPADFLVHHAIALGLHTTALILIKGALDARGTKLIPDKKDLGYAFPCDGPGRGGTCDSSSWDAMYLAMFWALNLIAWVTFYWHWKHLAIWQGNVAQFNESGTYLMGWFRDYLWLNSAQLINGYNPFGVNSLSPWAWMFLFGHLVWATGFMFLISWRGYWQELIETLVWAHQRTPIANLVGWRDKPVALSIVQARLVGLAHFTIGNILTFGAFVIASTSGKFG